The following is a genomic window from Elaeis guineensis isolate ETL-2024a chromosome 10, EG11, whole genome shotgun sequence.
aaatattttttatttttttaaatttttgctattgaataaaagtaaaaaatatgtttggtaactatattactataaagcaaaaagtaatGTTTGGAGACAAcagatgaagagctcgacgagagaAAAAGATTCAGAAATGAAGAGAGAAGCAGGTGAAGAGCTCGAGGAGGGAGAAAGATTCggactctttactttttggtttggcattttaaatgtgtgaaaacaaaaacaagcagaaaagtaaattttaaaagcaaaaaatttttgctttgtatataaagtaattattttaatttttttgaattttactttttgcttttcatgatgttatgaaatattactttttgatttttattttttaaaaattaaaaaataaaaaaatatttttttagtggcTAATATAACTTGAAAATGCTTGTCTCTTTATGACTACTTTCGGTATCAATAATTACCTCTTCCCCTCTTGTATTCCATCTACAAATATCTCAAGATAAGTAGAAGAGAAGTCACTATCCTAAGTTTCACAATAAATTCAAGAGCTCGACAACTAATATAACACACTTGCAAGATTAAAATTTCTCTTACGAAAAGAGTCTACTACCTACATGTATTTGCGCATCTATGTCTACAAAGATACAAATTTAATAGTGACCCAGCTTAAAATATATTACATTCGTGATCAAAATTCACTTGGTTTGAATGTTTCCAACCACATtaagttatttatttattctagTACCAAAAATCTGTTCACGTGGTATCACTGGATGCATAGATAACAAGGCTGTCATGCATACAGATACTAATAGTAGATAATTAGAATATTGTACATTGCGAGGAAAATGAGTTTCGGTGTTGATCCATGCATCCTAGGACCTGCAACCATTTTATCCACTTGAGAATCGAGTCCCCTACTGGAAATACTTGAAGCTCTACAAATCAAAAATGTATAAATATGGAGATGGAGTTTTGGGCCATGCATCGGGGTGTGGGCCAGCAtgttctacaaaaaaaaaaaaaaaaaactcggaTGGCATCATCCCATAGCACTTAAAATCTTGATTACCTCAATGGACACGTTTGGATCCAAAAATCCATGCCAGATACGCATTCAAGTTGGAAAAACTTGCATGCATACGGAGTTCGACGATCACGGTTTTTAAAGATTGATGGAGAATTGAACTCTTCTAATAATGAGtttgatcttttatttttatattaaaaatatttttttttaataattagccAAAGATGCAgataaaaaaataactttcaaaaatattatttttttatattattatattaaataaaaaatttaaattatatatatatataaaagatcttaacaatatattcttatatttatttttaaaatttaaacaaagattaataaaaatataaatatatattctcatatttttttttctttttttttctctcttgctgaGTTAGATACCTAAATATGCATCTGAATCTGATTTTCATATATATTTGTATCCATGCAAAGCTTACTAAAGGTGTAAAGTTTCAGCAAATGGAGCAATTGATTTTTCAAAAaagtaattcaaaatttataagggtAAATTTCTTTTATGAGTCCATGAAACGCAAATTGAAAGGTTGTGCAATCTATATAGTCAAGAACTCAAAATATTTTACCCAAATCTCAAAAAACCATTGTTGAATCATTCTTCTCGAGTCTGGAGGACCTTCAAATTATACCATCTTCACTTAGCATATTTATTATGGCATCTTTGACCATTACACTGCAATGATTAACaagcaaaaatcaaatctccagtTGTCTTATCTTCAATTAGCCATTAGTGCAAAAATATTCTTATTAAATTCGCTATTTCTAACTTTTGAAGCTACGTTCCCAACATACCCAACTCTTTGAGCAATTCCCAACCTAAACTCTTCCGAAGAGAATGCAAAACAGCAAACTAGCATAAAGAACAATCCAATGTTTatataaaaagaaggaaaaatggGCAGAATTGGTTAAAGGGACATATCAAAAGGACAGAATCAATCCAAAAAATCAGGTCCAAAATTGATCAAAGGGACAGATTTTCTGTGTGCAAAACTTTCATCCACTGAGTAATCATGGAGTTCGACATGCATAGGGGAACAAAAGTTCTACAATTTTTATAATATTCATTTTCCCATAAAAAGTCATAGATAAGCTTTTCACTTGTGTTTCGGAAGTACCCACACATTAAATAGCATCATAAAAAAGCTACCCGGAAAATAGCATAAAAAGTTAAGTACGAATCTAGAAACTAATTCAAAACAATTAGACAAGTAATATGGTGAAGAAAATggtaaatcataaaaaaaaaaattacgacaGACTTCGAGTTGGATTTCTCTATGATGTCATTTACTACGGAACTAGAAAAATAGGAACACAATATGCTATATCATAGGTCAGATCAATGTGATACTGATACTGATGTTAGCTGCAATTGTAAATTCTGAGGTTTGAATGATATAAATCAAAATCTGCTGTGGTGATGTCGCCTGAAACAATATATTAAAATGTAAAACACATTTTAACACAAGTAATAGGAGCACATGACAACAAAAAGGTATCCTATCAAATACCAAGTAGAAGAAGATAAATTATCAGAGCTAATAACTTTAAGAAGAAAACATGTTAGATTCTTCACTAACCTGGCAACTTTCTGTTTGATTGTTTCTAAATTGATTGTTTCCACTTTTATATTATATGTAAAGTTTTTCCCACCCAAGATACAAATTTATCTTCATAACCTCACTAAAAATATTCATTTGACACTTTGAATACCAAACAAATTACTTATGAAATCACTAGATCATGATCCACCAAACTTAGTTATCTTATATCACTGGAAATCAAGTCATTATAGGATcagattgctaataattttagatTACTAAAGTGATTTTATTTGGATCACTACGGACTCATTTGGTTGATGAAAAGTGGACGAAGAAAGAGATAGTTTTTGGAGAGTGGAAGGAGCCtcttatttggttggagttttaagaaaagaaaaagtagaAAAAATTCTTTCCATGGAAAGTCACTTcctatattttataaaaagtaaaaatctaTGGAAGAGGTGGATTTTGACACTTGCAATGGATGGAAAGTGAtgataattttttcttgatcGAAATATCCTTTTAAGATATACTACTAAAATTTTTTGCACAATATCATGGATAGTTAAGATGAAATATTGaataatgataatataatattatattaatattttaatatttatacaaatataataattttatgaatatgaatataatttttatttatgtatttatattatattatattatatattatatttattaagatatcaacaaatttattatattaaaatattaatattatattaacataacgtagtatatattaatattatgttaatacaataaattattatgatctaatgttatattataatatattaatattatttttatattaatataaatataatattattatttatataaaatttagaagtaaaatatatgattttatatctattaaGAGTATAATAAATATTCTACACAGAAAAATGGACactcaatcaaatataaatttttttaataaattagtttTTCATAATctatcaaatatatcaaaattttatttatagaaaataatttttcagcaAGTAACTTCTTCAAACGTTAGttctcgaaaaaaaaaattttgtgaaccAAATAAATCTCACATATCATCTTTACGGTAAATAAATggctttaaaaataaaatatataaagtgTGTTTTTTAGTCAAGCTCTTAAATTATCATGGATACACTATTCAAGCAAGAAGGATATGAGGAAGAAAATTGAGCGTTTATATTCTACCCCCTAGGACGGAATGCCAGCCTAGCACGCCGTGGTAATGGCAGCCGTTGTTCATCAAATACTGATcatttttttctgataaaaaaAATACTGAGCATTTCACGGGTTAAAACATATCAACGTGTCGGCGCGCGCCGCCGATGGCGTTCTTCTCGAACCCTCTGTCTCTGAGCGTCCCAGAGCCCGCCTTCGAGACGTGGCTTCGCGATACCGGCTACCTCGAAATCCTCGACGAGCGCACCGCCGCCGCCTCCCTCGACccttccccttcctcctcctccgatcTTCTCCGCTCCCGAATCACCGCCCCCGGCGGCGCCGCCACCACCGCCACCTCCACTGCCGCCTCCTGGACCAGCACCTTCTTCCGAACCCTCTTCTCCCTCCTCACGCTCAACGCCTTCGCGAAGCTAACCCCCGATGATTTCTCCGGCCGGACCCCCTCCTGGACCCTCGAGTTCATCGGCGGCGCCGAGTCCTACTCGTGGCCCGCCGGGCCCTCCCAGGCCCGGATGAGAGTCCAGGAGAACGTTCGACGATATGCCCGGAACTAcgccttcctctcccttctcttctttGCCTGCTCCCTGTTGTTCCCTTCTTCCCTTTTCTTGAAATTTCGATCGATTTGCTGTTTTTTCTATCATCTTCTTGGGTTGTGTAATCGTTTCTTGTTTTTGACAGGTACCGGATGCCGATTTCGCTCCTCGGTTCGCTAGCAAGTTTGGGTCTTTGGGAGCTGGTGAGGTTTTGCAGTGATAGGTGGGAGCTGGAGACGCGGTACCCGAGTTTGAGGCAGGGATTAGTTCGGATCGCACAGTTTGGTAAGCTACCTTGAATTAGAATTCCCCTTGTTTTTTGGGATGAATAGAATGATTTATCGGAAAGATTTGTTTGGTTGCTTGGCCATGTGCGGATTTAATGTCCAGTCACGAAATTGCTTTTGACTATTGCGACCGGTTTTTTAACATGGATCTATTTATCATAAGAATGATTTTCTTGAACAAGAATGGTTTTAAATTTGGATGATGAAGGTTTCAGGGGTACTGGTGCTACCCTAGGTTGGGTAAACATGTTTGAGTTGAAAAGGATTGGGTGATCTAAAATTGAGGATTTGCCAACAACTTCCATTTTTTTTTGACACATATTTAAACTGGAAAACCAGTATGGTAGAGATGAAAGAGAGAAATATAGGACTTAGGGTTAATTGGGTGAAAGAATGCTGGGCTTTTATGTCAACTTGCATTGGTTATTGATACCTAATTGGTTTTTGTATTTgtcagaaaagaagaaagaaagaaggtttAGGGAGTGGATATAAGAATGAAGTGTTCCTGTCCAAAGAAGAGAATGAAGTGTTATTGACCTTTGAACCCATGTTTTGTTCAACAAGGGCCTCATTGGTTATATGAATCAAAGAACAAACTCATCCTAGTCCTAGCCTAAATTATGATTGCACCTTATATTGTTGTTGTCTTAGCATTCCTTATGCTGACCATCGCCTTTTTTGGGCACTTTTCTTCACTCTTTCTTCCTTTCAATTGTCTGCTAGGAACCTCTTTGAGACTGTTGATtgtatgcatatgaaagttctcaTTTATAATGTGGGTGTGTATTTGTCATAAATCTATGCATGCCTAATAACGCAAGCTTCAATCATTGTAAATCCCTGTCCAATTGTTCCTTGCCTGTTGGCATGTACCATGCCAAGCCTAGATCAAGATGATGAATAGGACTATTCTGGTTATCGAGAGAACTACTCGATATGGTTTGATATTGAATCGTGCTAGTTCCATACTGTCTGACATTACCGCGTACCACTTGGTATCATTTGTTTTCACTAATCTGAGGATTTTGGAGCTACCTGTATATTAGGATAAGACTATGTCTCAGCAGGTTTTCTACCACCAAAATCCAACCTTGTTAACATAAATATCATTTAAATGAATATCCATttacttaagatattttatgtaaATAAGGAGCTTCAATAAtaatactttaaattttaaatcccCTCAATATAAGAAGGTCAACTTCCCAACTCTTGttaacttatagatttttgaagtTGGGTCAAAATGGTGACATTTGAAAGTTAACTTTTTGAATAGCAAAAATCTTATtagttttattatattaaaaaaattctcaaGACCTAGAAGTCTGGTGAGAAAAATGCTACATCTTGCCTCCAAAAGTTTTCATCTAATGTGATGTTAATCATCAAACAACTCTTCCAACAAACATCCATG
Proteins encoded in this region:
- the LOC105052836 gene encoding PRA1 family protein H isoform X1, encoding MAFFSNPLSLSVPEPAFETWLRDTGYLEILDERTAAASLDPSPSSSSDLLRSRITAPGGAATTATSTAASWTSTFFRTLFSLLTLNAFAKLTPDDFSGRTPSWTLEFIGGAESYSWPAGPSQARMRVQENVRRYARNYAFLSLLFFACSLYRMPISLLGSLASLGLWELVRFCSDRWELETRYPSLRQGLVRIAQFATAVVLYLCNLQLAVIWAISVSYAVMIMHASLRKLTPFKQSVGASRHKRFQQKRHN
- the LOC105052836 gene encoding PRA1 family protein H isoform X3, yielding MAFFSNPLSLSVPEPAFETWLRDTGYLEILDERTAAASLDPSPSSSSDLLRSRITAPGGAATTATSTAASWTSTFFRTLFSLLTLNAFAKLTPDDFSGRTPSWTLEFIGGAESYSWPAGPSQARMRVQENVRRYARNYAFLSLLFFACSLYRMPISLLGSLASLGLWELVRFCSDRWELETRYPSLRQGLVRIAQFDMHTPADNFFLIDAF
- the LOC105052836 gene encoding PRA1 family protein H isoform X2; protein product: MAFFSNPLSLSVPEPAFETWLRDTGYLEILDERTAAASLDPSPSSSSDLLRSRITAPGGAATTATSTAASWTSTFFRTLFSLLTLNAFAKLTPDDFSGRTPSWTLEFIGGAESYSWPAGPSQARMRVQENVRRYARNYAFLSLLFFACSLYRMPISLLGSLASLGLWELVRFCSDRWELETRYPSLRQGLVRIAQFDSFSLPIPHASLLVTTV